One Candidatus Nitronauta litoralis genomic window, GCGGAAAATAAAAGCGGTTTGACGGAGTGCTCGGCATCCTCGGTTGCGTTGGTTGAAACACAGTTTGGAGAAGACGGGCAGTTTTTAAGCTTTCCATCCTGAACACCCAGGTCTTTGGGACGCTCACCAGTACAGGCGGAAAGCGTCAACACAAAAAACAACATAAAGGCGATACAAAAAATCCGGAAACACCGATCCCTGAATCTGCCAAAACCGTTCAATTTGTTTGTGGTAACGGTTTGCACGATTGACTTTCCCATAGCCTTCCCTTAGATTAATCGCAACCCTGATTTCATGTTAACGCAGTTTATTTCAAAACACTATGGCACTTGAGACCGAATATAAAAACCCGGAAGTCGTTTTGACCATTGCCGCTTCCGACCAGCAACTTGATTACGTCCGGTACATCAAATGTGCTGGGCTTATTATGATCGCCGTTTTCATCGCTTTTTTTTCCGGAACCGAAAGTCTGCTGCTTTCGCTCTCGGTGGTCGTATTGCTCATTGCTCTCATTCTTCTGATTTTAAACAGACCTGAGATCACAATGGACAATATCAAGAAAACCATTCGGATCAACGGAAAACGCGATGGCAGCCAGACCGCACAATTCCCTCCAAACATGGTCGACAAAATCCGGGTGCGGACTCGAACCGCAAAGGCATCCCGCTGGTCGAGAAAGCCAAAAATTTCAGAGGGTCCAGGGAAAAAAGGCAAACGGCATCTGGACACCTGGTATTACTCTCAACTTTTCCTCAAGGAACCAAAAGGAAAACGCAAAAGTTCCAAAGCCCGGATCATTGAAACATTCGAACTGGAGGATATTGTCGAAGCCCACTACATGGCTCAGTTGATCTCATCGTTCACTGGAGCCAAAGCCTTCGATATACAAGGCAAGGTTCTCCCCTCCACTAAAAGCCACATCCCAACCAAATACCTGAAACAGACCGACTGACTATTTTATTACGGCGGCTTTATTTCTCATCCTGCTGAGGCTCCTCCACGGGAGCCCCCTTGCGAACGCGCGCAACCGCTTTGTCCAACATGGCATGGCGGCCGAACAGTACCAGCAGGTCTTCAACCTTGAGATTGAAACTGGAATCCGGATTTGCGTGGACTTCCCCCAAGCGCACTACCGCAATCAATCGTGCCCCGGTTTGTTTTCGCAAATCAAGGTCGCCAATCGTTTTGCCGGTAGCCCAGTCGCCCTCACCCAGAGGCACCGAGTCTGTGAGTGAAGCCGTGAGGTATGTAGAAAACTTGTTGAGGCTCTCTGCATTCAGGGACAAACCGCGAAACATGCTATAACCTTCCATCCGGACCAGTTCCACCTGTTGTTCGATGATGTTGTTGGGAATACGAAATTCACGCAGTACTCTTGTGAAAATTTCAATCGAAGTTTCAAATTCCTCCGGGATCACCAGATTGGCCCCGGCAGCCGTCAGCAATTCCACATGAACATCGGAGCGGGTACGTGCCATGATGTAAATATCAGGATTGAGCATCCTTGCCAGCCGGACCACCTGCTCCATGTAATTTGGATCTGGCTTTGAAACCACCAGCACCCGGGCTTTTTCAATTCCTGCGCGCTGCAGGGTGTCGCGATGAGATGCATCACCGTAAAGAACCGGTGCCTGATGTTGCATGGCCTTTTTAATTTTTTCCCCATCGCGCTCCACCACCAGAAAGCCAATACGAATTTCTTGCAGGACGCGGGACAGGTGCTGCCCGATCATTCCATATCCAGCGATGATGACATGTTTGGTCAGCTTATCCATTTCAGAATCCGAAGGGGCCGTTTGAATTCGCTGTGATTTTTTTACAAGTCGTTTAAGGAGAGGATTGGCCCATTGAATGAGCGGCGGTGTGGCCAACATGCTGAGCAGCGCGACGATCAGAAAATCCTGATACTGGTCCGAGGTCAATCCCCCAGTCTGAGCAGAAAGGCTGGCCAGGATCAATGAAAATTCCCCGGCCTGCGCCAGATAAAGGCCAGTCATCATGGCAACCCCGGCAGAATACCTTGATAACAGTACGGCGACGGTACCCAGGAAACCTTTTAACAGGATTAATGCAGCGGCGGCCCCCAGATACATTCCGGCATGCTGCCAGAAAACACCTATATTCAGAAGCATGCCAACTGAAATGAAAAAGATACTGCTGAAGTAATCCTTAACCGGCAGGATATCAAGGGAGATCTGATGCTGATAATCTGACTCGGACAGTATCATGCCAGCAATGAACGCTCCCATCGCCATCGTCAATCCAAGAAAATGGCCTACCCAGGCGGTTCCCAGGATCAAGAGAATGACAAACAGGGTCAGGTGCTCTTTGTTTCCAAACCGGGCAACCCCATGGAGGATTTTAGGGACAAGCAATCGAGAAGCGAAAAAAACACCACCCACGGCCAGCCCGGATTTTAGCAACGCCCAGGTCAGATCTCCTATCGAAAGGGGCGTCTCGCCCCCCAGCAAGGGGACCATCAACATGAAGGGCAGAACACAGATATCCTGGAACAACAGGACACCGATCACAACCCGACCATGATCTGTGTCAATTTCTGCCCGGTCGGTTACCATTTTTAAAATAATAGCGGTACTGCTTAAACCCACCAGAATGCCCAGTACCATGCCGGTTCTCATGGAATAGCCAAGGACCGAGCTGAACAAGGCAACAAACCCTATCGTCGATCCCAGTTGAAGAATTCCGGCGGTAAAAATTCGACCCACATTTTTCAGAATATGACTCAGGGAAAATTCCAGACCGATCAGGAACATCAGCAGGATCACCCCGATTTCTGCAAGATGTTCAACCGACTCCGGATCGGAAATCAATCCCAGGGCATGGGGGCCTATCAGAACTCCAGCCACCAGGTAACCCATGATGGAAGGCCATTGGATCTTATGGAACAACAAATTAATTGGAAGTGAAACGAGAAGAAGTAAGGTAAGATCCTGGATAATTTCAGTCATAATCTGATCTATAATGGTTTGTTTTTTGCGTCTTTAGCCAAAAACACCTGGAAAAAAACTTGGGGGGACTTGCCGCTTCCATTATACTCATCCGTGGCTTCCCGAGGAGAAAAAGGAGGTCCAAATAATGAATCTTGAAAACGTTGCGTTGGAACACAGCGGAGATGTTCTTTTCATGCTGTTGGGCGCAGTGATGGTTTTCGCCATGCACGGCGGATTTGCATTTCTGGAGGTTGGCACTGTAAGAAAAAAAAATCAGGTCAATGCCCTGGTAAAAATTATTGCCGATTTTGCGTTCAGCACCGTGGTCTATTTTGTTGTTGGCTATGCTATCGCCTATGGCATTTACTTTTACGGCTCAGCGGAATCCATCGTAGCTGATAACCAGGGGTACGAGCTCGTCCATTTTTTCTTTTTATTGACCTTTGCAGCAGCCATACCCGCCATCATTTCAGGTGGAATAGCCGAGAGAGCGAAGTTCTGGCCGCAGGTATTTGCTGCCGCTATTTTTGTTGGTGTGGTGTATTCCACCTTCGAAGGGATGGTCTGGGGGAAAATCACTTTCCTGGGCCAGGACGGTTCGTGGCTTGCCAATTTGACGGGCGCGCCTTTTCACGATTTTGCAGGCTCTGTCGTTGTACATTCCATGGGTGGATGGCTGGCACTTGTCGGCGTACTCATCCTGGGACCTCGATTAGGCCGTTGGGATTCACAAGGACGCAGCCGCCCCATCCCTGTCAGCAATATTCCTTTTCTCGCTCTGGGTAGTTGGATGCTCTGCGTGGGCTGGTTCGGCTTCAATGTCATGTCTGCCGCCACTCTCACGGGTATCTCAGGTCTGGTTGCGATGAATTCCCTGTTTGCCATGGTGGGTGGTATCCTCACCGCACTCCTTATTTCAAACAACGATCCCGGTTTTGTGCACAATGGCGCTTTGGCAGGCCTCGTTGCGATCTGTGCCGGTTCTGACCTGGTTCATCCCATCGGCGCTTTTATTATCGGTTCTGTCGCGGCCGTGATCTTTGTTAAAGGTTTCATGTGGGAACAGGAGAAGATGAAAATTGATGATGTGCTGGGGGTCTGGCCTCTACATGGTATTTCCGGAACATGGGGTGGCATTGCAGCCGGGATTTTCGGGCAGGAAAGTCTGGGTGGGTTGGGAGGAGTCTCTTTCGTCTCCCAGTTAGTTGGATCGGTTCTCGCCATCATCGTCGCACTGACAGCCGGTTTTCTTGTTTACAAGGTGCTGGATTCCACCGTTGGCCTGAGAATGGAAAAAGAAGATGAGCAACGAGGGTCAGATCTTTCAATTCACAAAATCGAATCCTGTCCTGAAGATGCAACGTCCCGTTTTGGCTAGCAACTCTGTCCTCTATTTTAGAGAATATGAGTGAAGTTTATAATCCCATTAAACAAAGGCTTGGAATTCTTTCTGGTCGAGGTACCAAAACTTGATTGAACCGGGTAGTTAATTCTAATGTGAGTTCGCTTGAATTTTAAAATCAGCTTCTGACAACCAATCGATCTTAAGATATTCGGGAAGTTTGGTTTTCGGGTCCAGGTTTGTAGAGTTTAGCTGTTCGGGGGAAAGGTTCAGCGCCAGTGTCATGTCCGCCCCGCGCAGATTTGCCCCTGTCAGAACCGCCTTGTCGAAATCAGCTCCGCGCAAAATAGCACGCTCAAGATTCGCGGAAGACAAATCAGCCCCGCGTAGAAAAGCGCGGTTGAGTTCCGATCCAGAAAGGTTGATCTTTTCCATTCTCGCGTTTCTAAAATCACCACCACTGATGTTACAAGCCGACAAGTCGGCCGAAACCAGACTGGCCCCGTTGAAACTGGTTTTCCCAAGAAAAGACTGGGAAATATTAGCTCCATCAAGCCGGGCCTTAATCAACTGGGCTTTTCCCAGGTTGGACCTGGTCAACTCTACGTTTGAGAGGTCAGCTTCCACAAACGAGGCCCCTGACATATAAGCGCGACGCAGCTTTGTACCGACCAACGACACTCCGTCAGCAATCGTTTCAGACCAGTTCGTTTCCGAAAAATCAGCATCGGATAAATCCGCGCCGGACAACCGGGCTTTTTCGAAGTTGATCCGGAGTCCTGAAGCCTGTTTGAACAAAGCGGCTTCGCAATTTGATTTTTTCAGTTGAGCTCCGTTCAATAAAGCTCCTGAAAAATCCGCCCGCTTCAGGTTGGATCCTGTTAACTCTGCTTCTTTCAGGCTACCTTCACTGAGGTTTATCCCCGCCAGGTTCTTTTTAACCAGTTTGATCCCGTTGAGTTTCTTTTTAGATTGTTCAAGACGCCGGATCCCCTCCGGTTTTTCATCTGGCATAAAAACTTCCTCATAGGGACAAAAATTTCAAGAACGCCAATTATAAATGATTTTGGTTCAACACTGGAGATTTTTGAGTTGGATCTTTATTTTCTGGTAATTAAGGAAAGCATTCCAGGCAGGCTGTGAGGATTGAGTTTCAGATCAACTGAGAAATGATTCGACTGTAAAACTGTACTGCCCCAGAGTTTCATCCTGAACTTTATTAAACGTCTCTTCGTCCAGGCCAATTCGTGCCATCGAACCTATTTCTATGGAGGGCTTACCAGGTTCTCCGCTACTTCCCAGTTCCAAATGGTAGGCTACACAATCGGCCAGATGAAGGACGGTGGCCACATCCGCGTGGTTTAAAGCTTTTGAAGGCTGGTGAACATAAGGAATTGATTCACAAAAAACATCGGGCAACCCCCATTCCCGAAGGAGGTAACCTCCCATTTCCCCATGGTGGAAGCCCAGCACTTCTTTTTCTACTTCCTGCAAATGCTTGTTATCAGTCTGCGCTTCTGAGATGATTAACCGGGCCTGAATGGGAATCTCTTTGTAAAAAACCAGGCTACCGATGTCGTGTAAAATTCCTCCCAAATAATAGCGTTCTGCATTGGATTGATTGATGCCCCTCCCAATAAGCCGGGCACACAATCCCACGGCAATACTGTGCCGCCAGAACTGCTCCATGACAACAAGCTCCTTGGGAATTCCCTTGAACTTTTCAATCACCATGGAAATCAACGCAAGGTCAACGATCTGCTCCAGGCCAATGATGGACATGGCATGTGTAATGCTTTCCACCTTTGATTCAAAACCGAAAAATGAACTATTCGATATTTTTAAAAGTCGTGCAGCGAGATCGGTATCTCCTTGTATGATTTCCGCATAATCCTGAAACGTAGAATCAGGGTTCGCTAAAGCCATCTGCAATTTATGATAAATGGCAGGGGCCGTAGCCACACTTTCACTGATAAGATCTTTAATTTGAAACTGAGGAGACATCAATTATTTTAAATGTAAAGTTAATCCACTTTACCAGATATAAAGGGTGAGCAAGGCTTTGTCTATATTTATCAGCATCAAAAATTTAAAATACAGGGAAATTAGTCCGATCAGGATAGAGAATAACCCCCACCCATATCCATACCAGGGCAAAACCTGAGATTTTGCATCTTTACTTTTGTCGTTCTTGAGGGAAGATTTCGGTTATGTGATGGTTAAATCGTAATTGACCTCCCAAATGACAATTTTTCAGAAACGTTGAAATTCGGCTCACAGGAAATACAAAACTAAAGACAGATAATTCGATAGTATTAATTTTCGACCGGACAGGTTTTCAATATCTGGCATATCAACCTCTCTGACTGGTTAATTTCAAAAAAATAATTACTATTTTTAACAGTGCTCACATTCAATTTTTGTTATAGTTTGTTTCTTAACATTAAAAATATTATCTCAAACCCCGGCCCCTAGTGGGAAATGAGGACTATGCAGTTGAAGAACCGGAAAATTTTAATCACAGGTGCCGATGGTTTTATCGGGTCTCACTTAACAGAAGAGTGCGTGCGGCGTGGCCTCAATGTCAAAGCATTCGTCTATTACAACTCCTTCAATTCCTGGGGCTGGCTCGATCACAGTCCTCCTGAAATTCTGGAGCAGCTCGAAGTATTTTCAGGAGATATTCGCGACCCTTTCGGAGTAAAAGAAGCGATGAAAGGCTGCGACCTGGTTCTCCACCTCGCAGCGTTGATCGCGATACCCTATTCCTATCATTCCCCCAGTTCCTATGTTGACACCAATATCCAGGGGACACTCAACGTGGTACAGGCAGCGCGTGAATTGGAAGTGGAGAAGGTTGTACAAACCTCCACCAGCGAAGTTTACGGCACAGCACAATTTGTCCCCATTACGGAAGACCATCCCCTACGGGGGCAGTCACCGTATTCAGCCAGTAAAATAGGAGCAGATCAAATTGCACAATCGTTTTACACTTCGTTCGAAACACCGGTTGCAGTGATTCGCCCATTCAATACCTACGGACCGAGACAATCCATGCGGGCCGTTATTCCAACGATCATCGGGCAGATTTCTGCCGGGGCCAAACGGATTCGACTGGGATCGCTCAGCCCAACCCGGGATTTTAATTTTATTGAAGATACAGTAAACGGATTCCTCACCGTGGCGGAATCGGATAACAGTGTCGGCGAGGTGATTAATATTGGGAGCAATTATGAAATTTCAATCGGTGACACAGTGCGTCTGATTTCCGAAGTGATGAATACTGAAGTCGAAATTGAGCAGGAAGATGTACGCCTGCGTCCGGACCAGAGCGAAGTTGAACGACTTTGGGCCTGCAACGCGAAAGCAGAAAAACTGACCGGGTGGAAACCCGACTATGCGGGGAAAGAAGGACTCCGCCGAGGGCTGGAAAAAACAGCGGAGTGGTTTTCCATTCCTGACAATTTGAAACTTTATAAAACAAACACCTACAATGTCTAAACGTGCGGTTCTCCTGGCAGGCGGCAAAGGCACTCGATTGAGGCCCTACACCGTAGTACTCCCCAAACCTCTCATGCCACTGGATGACTACCCTATTCTGGAAGTCGTCATTCGCCAACTCATAAGGTACGGTTTCACCCACCTCACAATCGCCATCAATTATCAGGCTGAATTGATTCAGGCATTTTTTGGCCACGGGGAAAAGTGGAACATCAAGATCGACTATTCGCTTGAAGAAAAGCCCCTAAGCACCATGGGCCCCCTAAAGCTTATCAAGGACCTCCCGGAAAACTTCCTGGTGATGAATGGAGATGTTCTGACCGATCTCGATTTTGAAGAGTTTTATCAGCACCATATTAATAACGGTCATTTATTCACCACCTCGGCTTTTCAACGTGAAGAGCGCTCAGAGTTTGGTGTGCTTGAGGTAGACGATTCCAACCGACTGACCGGCTTTAAGGAAAAACCCGCAATCCTGCTTGATGTCAGCATGGGGATCTACATGATTAACCGGAAGGTGCTGGATTTCATTCCCGAAAACGAGTTTTATGGGTATGACACGCTGATGAAAGACATGCTGAAATCCGGGAACCCAGCGCATATTCGCCGCCATAAGGGCTATTGGCTGGATATTGGCCGTGTCGATGATTACGCCCGCGCTATTGAAGAGTTTCCTGCCATTAAAGACAAGTTTTTGACATGAATCTGGTAACCGGCGCCGCAGGTTTTCTGGGACGGGCATTAATGTCGGCTCTGGAAACCCGAAACATACCTGCAATGGGTGTGGATATCAAAGATGGTGATATCGCTGATCCCGCGTTCCTCAAAACTCTCCCTGAAAAACTCGACCGGGTTTTTCATCTTGCAGCTCAAACCTATGTCCCTGACAGTTGGGAACGTCCACAGGATTTCATCCGCACCAACGCATTAGGAACTGGCAATATTCTGCAGCATTGCGTCAAGAACAAGACACCCGTCACGCTCATCAGTGGTTACCTGTACGGCACTCCCGAACAGCTTCCTATACCGGAATCCCATCCCCTTACTGCAGGCAATCCGTATGGCTTGTCGAAGAAACTTGCGGAAGAAATGGGAGAGTTTTATCACCGTGTACACAATGTACCCATCACCATAATCCGACCATTCAATATTTATGGTCCCGGCCAAAACATAAAGTTTTTGATCCCCACCATCATCGACCAGGTATTGAACGGAGACAAGGTGGAAATTCTGGACCTTGCTCCCAAACGCGATTTTCTTTTCTATGAAGATCTGGTTGAGGCGTTGATCTTGACACGGGATTGCACCGGCGGTCTGGAAAAATTCAATATTGGTTCCGGCTATTCTATCGACGTTAAGGAAGTGATCGACACCATACAACGGGTGGCCGGCACCGATAAGCCCGTTCACTCAAAAGAAATACGCCGCCAGAACGAAGTGATGGATGTTGTTGCCGATATTACCCGAGCTAAAACGCAATTAGGCTGGACTCCGCGCCACAGCTTTGAAGACGGTATCCGGAAAATAATCAAAAACCCTGCACAATAAAACCTGCGAACCCTTTCACACCTTTTTTAAAAAATTCTTTAAAGGTCTCTGAGTTGCTCCTGCACCCTTTTTTTGAATCCAAGAGGATCGGGTATATTTTCAAATGGGTCACTTTGCCCACCCGTACCCGAAACGAGAATAGTTCCAAAATTCAACATCCTTCCCATCACGGATTGATCCACCTGGATACTTTCAATTCTTTTTAGAAACAACTCCTGCGTCTCTCTTTTTATTATGCCTTCCTTCACAATCAAACGGTGGTCGGTCAATCCAAATTCTGACGAAATGTATTTGATGAAAACAATGATACCGTGAATCAAGGCTACCAAAAATAGTATCCCCGCCACATCCACCACACCAGCCAGAAAAGACCCGATGGCAGCGACAAGCTCAATGATCGGCCAGAGAAAAATTATCTTGTGGGAATGGGTCTGGTAAATTATTTTTTCCTGATCCATTAAATTATCTTCAATATATCCCATTCAAAATTCTCCTCTTTCTAGATTTGGACAAGATGCCGGGTGAAATGAAAAGCTCCCCAAAAACCACAGAAAGCAAAAATCTGCATGAACCCCCTGGGACCCAAAAAATACCCTAACCCCAGGAAAAAGACCAGTCCACTGATAAACAAAATTATAGAGGTAGTCTGGCAAAAACCTGATACGAAAGCGACGACACATAGGGCCAGTTTTGATCAATCAATACTATCCAAAACTAAGAGTTTGATGACAAACCAATGCGTAGCTTTGCAAAACCCATTGATTTATTGTAAGCTATATCCATACTTAAAAAATTGGTGGATCAGGTATCAGCCGTGGAATCCCGAAAACTTCGCAAATTTTTTCGTGATTTAAAGAAAGCTGGGAAAAGTTCGTTCATTCCTCTCGCTTTATTGGGGATGCTCAATTTGTTCTTCCTGCCCTTTATTCACTTTCATCCGGGAAATACCCACGCCCATCCAGGGGAATTCGAAACGCACCATCACACTGGACACTTTCATTCCTCAGAATTAGAAAACATTGCCCTTTGGGCCAATATCCACCCAGGTGATCCAGAGGAAGACGAACCTTTACATCATTCCCATTCCTCACCGGAACACGATGTTGATCAGGTCGCATACACCACTCTCGCCTTACACACGGTCGACAAGCTTAAACACTTTTCCAAACCCGACCTGGTAAAAAATACTCCCGTCCTGCAGGAAAACTTCAAAAGAAACTCTCCAAGGTTTTTTCCCACATTTTCTCCTGCTGTGAACCACCCCAAACCGGTTCAACAGGTCCGTGGGCCCCCCTCTGTCTGAATTGCCTCATCCTAATTTTAAAATTTGAATTGTGCCGTAGATTTTACGATTTAAAAATTTTGCTCTCACCTTAATTCTTTCCATAACAAGGATTCCGAAGGTGGTGAACAGGTTTTTGCGATCTTTCAAAGTTTGTGACCCATTTTTCATAAACAGCGGCACCGTCTAAACAGGCAAACCAGATGAAACGTATCCGAGTGCTGGTGGTTATGGTGTTTTTAACCATCAGCCAAACACTGCAACCCGCTTTTGCGACAGAAAAAATTTCTTCAGTACCTTCGCCTGAAATGCGTGGGGTGTTGACACTCGATCGGGTGATCGTCGAGGTGCTGCTTAAAAATCCTTCGCTTCAGGCTTTTTCTCTTGAAGTTCGAGCTCGCGAAGCCCGAATGCTTCAAGCCGGAATGTGGCCCAACCCCCAATTGCAAATTCAGGCCGAAGATATCACCGGCACAGGTCAGTTTGATAGTTTTCGCAATACCCAGACTACGGTTCAATTGAGTCAACGGATTCGGCTGGGTGGAAAAATCGCAAAGACAGAACGTGTCGCAGAGCTGTCAAAGGACCTGGCTCAGTGGGATTACGAAATTACGCGTATGAATATTTTGACCCGGACGGGGCAGGCTTTCATTGACGTCCTGAAAAGTCAGGAACAAATGAAACTGGCTGAAAATCTGGTTTTGTTAGCCGACACTAATCTCAAGGTGGTCACTCTTCGTGCCGAAAGCGGGAAAGTGTCTCCGGTCCAGGTGGTCAAAGCGAAAGTCGCCCGATCCAAAACTCAACTGGAAATCAACAAGGCCCGGAACAAAATCGAAGCGGCCCGTCGCCGCTTGAGCATAACCTGGGCGGAATCCAGCCCAGGGTTTGAAGGAGTGCTGGGTGATTTTTTTCGAGTTGACACCCTCCCCTCCTACGAATCAC contains:
- a CDS encoding potassium transporter Kef, yielding MTEIIQDLTLLLLVSLPINLLFHKIQWPSIMGYLVAGVLIGPHALGLISDPESVEHLAEIGVILLMFLIGLEFSLSHILKNVGRIFTAGILQLGSTIGFVALFSSVLGYSMRTGMVLGILVGLSSTAIILKMVTDRAEIDTDHGRVVIGVLLFQDICVLPFMLMVPLLGGETPLSIGDLTWALLKSGLAVGGVFFASRLLVPKILHGVARFGNKEHLTLFVILLILGTAWVGHFLGLTMAMGAFIAGMILSESDYQHQISLDILPVKDYFSSIFFISVGMLLNIGVFWQHAGMYLGAAAALILLKGFLGTVAVLLSRYSAGVAMMTGLYLAQAGEFSLILASLSAQTGGLTSDQYQDFLIVALLSMLATPPLIQWANPLLKRLVKKSQRIQTAPSDSEMDKLTKHVIIAGYGMIGQHLSRVLQEIRIGFLVVERDGEKIKKAMQHQAPVLYGDASHRDTLQRAGIEKARVLVVSKPDPNYMEQVVRLARMLNPDIYIMARTRSDVHVELLTAAGANLVIPEEFETSIEIFTRVLREFRIPNNIIEQQVELVRMEGYSMFRGLSLNAESLNKFSTYLTASLTDSVPLGEGDWATGKTIGDLDLRKQTGARLIAVVRLGEVHANPDSSFNLKVEDLLVLFGRHAMLDKAVARVRKGAPVEEPQQDEK
- a CDS encoding ammonium transporter, which encodes MNLENVALEHSGDVLFMLLGAVMVFAMHGGFAFLEVGTVRKKNQVNALVKIIADFAFSTVVYFVVGYAIAYGIYFYGSAESIVADNQGYELVHFFFLLTFAAAIPAIISGGIAERAKFWPQVFAAAIFVGVVYSTFEGMVWGKITFLGQDGSWLANLTGAPFHDFAGSVVVHSMGGWLALVGVLILGPRLGRWDSQGRSRPIPVSNIPFLALGSWMLCVGWFGFNVMSAATLTGISGLVAMNSLFAMVGGILTALLISNNDPGFVHNGALAGLVAICAGSDLVHPIGAFIIGSVAAVIFVKGFMWEQEKMKIDDVLGVWPLHGISGTWGGIAAGIFGQESLGGLGGVSFVSQLVGSVLAIIVALTAGFLVYKVLDSTVGLRMEKEDEQRGSDLSIHKIESCPEDATSRFG
- a CDS encoding pentapeptide repeat-containing protein, with the translated sequence MPDEKPEGIRRLEQSKKKLNGIKLVKKNLAGINLSEGSLKEAELTGSNLKRADFSGALLNGAQLKKSNCEAALFKQASGLRINFEKARLSGADLSDADFSETNWSETIADGVSLVGTKLRRAYMSGASFVEADLSNVELTRSNLGKAQLIKARLDGANISQSFLGKTSFNGASLVSADLSACNISGGDFRNARMEKINLSGSELNRAFLRGADLSSANLERAILRGADFDKAVLTGANLRGADMTLALNLSPEQLNSTNLDPKTKLPEYLKIDWLSEADFKIQANSH
- a CDS encoding HDOD domain-containing protein, with product MSPQFQIKDLISESVATAPAIYHKLQMALANPDSTFQDYAEIIQGDTDLAARLLKISNSSFFGFESKVESITHAMSIIGLEQIVDLALISMVIEKFKGIPKELVVMEQFWRHSIAVGLCARLIGRGINQSNAERYYLGGILHDIGSLVFYKEIPIQARLIISEAQTDNKHLQEVEKEVLGFHHGEMGGYLLREWGLPDVFCESIPYVHQPSKALNHADVATVLHLADCVAYHLELGSSGEPGKPSIEIGSMARIGLDEETFNKVQDETLGQYSFTVESFLS
- a CDS encoding NAD-dependent epimerase/dehydratase family protein yields the protein MQLKNRKILITGADGFIGSHLTEECVRRGLNVKAFVYYNSFNSWGWLDHSPPEILEQLEVFSGDIRDPFGVKEAMKGCDLVLHLAALIAIPYSYHSPSSYVDTNIQGTLNVVQAARELEVEKVVQTSTSEVYGTAQFVPITEDHPLRGQSPYSASKIGADQIAQSFYTSFETPVAVIRPFNTYGPRQSMRAVIPTIIGQISAGAKRIRLGSLSPTRDFNFIEDTVNGFLTVAESDNSVGEVINIGSNYEISIGDTVRLISEVMNTEVEIEQEDVRLRPDQSEVERLWACNAKAEKLTGWKPDYAGKEGLRRGLEKTAEWFSIPDNLKLYKTNTYNV
- a CDS encoding nucleotidyltransferase family protein, which encodes MSKRAVLLAGGKGTRLRPYTVVLPKPLMPLDDYPILEVVIRQLIRYGFTHLTIAINYQAELIQAFFGHGEKWNIKIDYSLEEKPLSTMGPLKLIKDLPENFLVMNGDVLTDLDFEEFYQHHINNGHLFTTSAFQREERSEFGVLEVDDSNRLTGFKEKPAILLDVSMGIYMINRKVLDFIPENEFYGYDTLMKDMLKSGNPAHIRRHKGYWLDIGRVDDYARAIEEFPAIKDKFLT
- a CDS encoding NAD-dependent epimerase/dehydratase family protein — translated: MNLVTGAAGFLGRALMSALETRNIPAMGVDIKDGDIADPAFLKTLPEKLDRVFHLAAQTYVPDSWERPQDFIRTNALGTGNILQHCVKNKTPVTLISGYLYGTPEQLPIPESHPLTAGNPYGLSKKLAEEMGEFYHRVHNVPITIIRPFNIYGPGQNIKFLIPTIIDQVLNGDKVEILDLAPKRDFLFYEDLVEALILTRDCTGGLEKFNIGSGYSIDVKEVIDTIQRVAGTDKPVHSKEIRRQNEVMDVVADITRAKTQLGWTPRHSFEDGIRKIIKNPAQ
- a CDS encoding PH domain-containing protein — protein: MGYIEDNLMDQEKIIYQTHSHKIIFLWPIIELVAAIGSFLAGVVDVAGILFLVALIHGIIVFIKYISSEFGLTDHRLIVKEGIIKRETQELFLKRIESIQVDQSVMGRMLNFGTILVSGTGGQSDPFENIPDPLGFKKRVQEQLRDL
- a CDS encoding TolC family protein, with the protein product MKRIRVLVVMVFLTISQTLQPAFATEKISSVPSPEMRGVLTLDRVIVEVLLKNPSLQAFSLEVRAREARMLQAGMWPNPQLQIQAEDITGTGQFDSFRNTQTTVQLSQRIRLGGKIAKTERVAELSKDLAQWDYEITRMNILTRTGQAFIDVLKSQEQMKLAENLVLLADTNLKVVTLRAESGKVSPVQVVKAKVARSKTQLEINKARNKIEAARRRLSITWAESSPGFEGVLGDFFRVDTLPSYESLLTRLGKNPNLERWAAEISHRQAKIELEESKAIPDLQLQGAYRRIEDQQANTLVLGINIPLNIFDRNQGGILEARHRREKADAEQSAIRLQLQSRLADIYTRLSNAHQQATTLKQNILPGARKAFDAVQEGYRYGKFGLIDVLDSQRTLFESRSSYLEALGNYHKAVLDIERIIGAPLSSHGSIRIKQEGKPKS